A region of Brevinematales bacterium DNA encodes the following proteins:
- a CDS encoding DedA family protein translates to MKNPLRTLYDWVLSWADKPGGNIALYSISFAESSFFPIPPDPLLIAFCLSKPKESLKFAFNTTLFSVLGGLLGYAIGVFLFETIGKAILNFYNYWDAYNKVKDLFDTYGLVAVMIAGFTPIPYKVFTIASGSFYFNIPLFILASILSRGARFFLEAVILIFFGEKAKQFIDKYFDWLALAFVILLVGGFILLKYIV, encoded by the coding sequence ATGAAAAATCCATTAAGAACACTTTATGATTGGGTACTAAGCTGGGCTGATAAACCAGGTGGTAATATTGCTTTATACTCTATTTCATTTGCTGAGTCTTCATTTTTCCCGATACCACCAGACCCATTATTAATAGCATTTTGTCTATCAAAGCCTAAAGAGAGTCTGAAATTTGCTTTTAATACAACCTTGTTTTCAGTACTAGGTGGATTACTAGGATATGCGATAGGAGTATTTCTATTTGAAACAATAGGAAAAGCAATCTTGAATTTCTACAACTATTGGGATGCATATAACAAGGTTAAAGATCTATTCGATACATATGGCCTTGTAGCAGTCATGATCGCCGGTTTTACTCCTATTCCCTACAAAGTATTTACAATAGCATCTGGTTCGTTTTATTTCAATATACCATTGTTCATATTAGCATCTATTCTAAGTAGGGGTGCAAGATTCTTCCTTGAAGCTGTAATACTAATATTTTTTGGAGAAAAAGCAAAACAATTCATAGACAAATACTTTGATTGGTTAGCACTAGCATTCGTAATACTACTCGTCGGCGGGTTCATATTACTTAAGTACATAGTATAG
- a CDS encoding CTP synthase — MKLDSTKYIFVTGGVCSSLGKGVSTASIGLILKSMGYRVNIVKIDPYLNVDAGTMSPYQHGEVFVTFDGGETDLDLGTYERFLNQKMYKTSSITAGKVYKNVIEKERRGDYLGQTVQVIPHVTNEIKDLIKLAEKVENEEVDILLVEIGGTVGDIESVPFIEAIRQFSLEIGKRNTLFIHVTLLPYLSSSDEIKTKPTQHSVAKLRELGIQPDIIICRSEKDFSKNETKKIALFTNVEERAVIKSLNMSTIYEVPLSYIEQELDKTICSILGIPHKTPEISLLQRKVEIFKSLEEEITIAVVGKYVSLRDSYKSIYESLFHAGIENKVKIKTTNIESDKISETEIVDVLSKADGIIVPGGFGKRGIEGKINSIKFARENNVPFLGICLGMQLMSIEFARNVCGLTDANSLEFETKTSHPVISLLDEQKRIIAKGGTMRLGAQKILIKKNTTAYQAYKQEEVYERHRHRYEFNPEYIPSFEENGIVFSGFSETGLVEIIENTSNRFMVGVQFHPEFQSSIFSPNPIFNSFIKAITETL; from the coding sequence ATGAAATTGGATAGCACAAAATATATATTTGTTACTGGAGGAGTTTGCTCCTCACTCGGCAAGGGAGTAAGCACTGCATCAATAGGTCTAATACTAAAATCAATGGGATATAGGGTTAATATCGTCAAAATAGATCCTTACCTAAATGTAGACGCAGGAACAATGAGTCCTTATCAACATGGCGAAGTATTTGTGACATTTGATGGTGGAGAAACAGACCTTGATTTGGGAACATATGAAAGATTCTTAAACCAAAAGATGTACAAAACAAGTTCTATCACTGCCGGTAAAGTTTACAAAAACGTAATAGAAAAAGAAAGACGAGGAGATTATCTAGGTCAAACAGTACAAGTTATTCCACATGTTACAAACGAAATAAAAGATCTTATAAAACTAGCAGAAAAAGTTGAAAATGAAGAAGTCGATATACTACTTGTAGAGATAGGTGGTACAGTAGGAGATATTGAAAGTGTACCATTCATAGAAGCTATAAGACAATTTTCACTTGAAATAGGTAAAAGAAATACTCTCTTTATCCATGTAACCTTACTGCCGTACCTATCTTCATCAGATGAAATAAAAACCAAACCTACTCAACACTCTGTTGCCAAACTACGCGAACTGGGAATACAACCAGACATCATAATATGTAGATCAGAGAAGGATTTTTCAAAAAATGAAACCAAAAAGATTGCATTATTTACAAATGTTGAAGAAAGAGCAGTTATAAAATCACTAAATATGTCTACAATCTATGAAGTACCTCTATCTTACATAGAACAAGAATTAGACAAAACAATATGTAGTATTTTAGGAATTCCTCACAAAACTCCCGAAATATCATTGCTACAAAGGAAAGTAGAAATTTTCAAATCCCTAGAAGAAGAGATAACAATTGCAGTTGTCGGAAAATATGTAAGCCTGAGAGACTCTTATAAAAGCATCTATGAATCTCTATTCCATGCAGGAATCGAAAATAAGGTAAAAATCAAAACTACAAATATTGAATCAGACAAAATATCAGAAACTGAAATCGTTGATGTACTATCTAAAGCAGATGGCATAATAGTACCAGGAGGTTTTGGAAAAAGAGGAATCGAAGGTAAGATTAACTCAATAAAATTTGCTAGAGAAAACAATGTGCCTTTCTTAGGTATATGCCTAGGTATGCAATTAATGTCAATTGAGTTTGCTAGAAATGTTTGCGGGCTAACTGATGCAAATAGCCTTGAATTCGAAACTAAAACATCACATCCAGTTATATCTCTACTAGACGAACAAAAAAGAATAATAGCAAAAGGTGGTACTATGAGATTAGGGGCTCAAAAAATCCTGATCAAGAAAAATACAACTGCTTACCAAGCCTATAAGCAAGAAGAAGTATATGAAAGGCACAGACACAGATACGAATTCAATCCAGAGTATATACCATCATTTGAAGAAAATGGAATAGTATTCTCAGGTTTTAGTGAAACAGGACTTGTTGAAATAATAGAAAACACATCAAATAGATTTATGGTAGGTGTTCAATTTCATCCTGAATTTCAGTCGTCCATATTTTCGCCAAACCCCATATTTAACAGCTTTATCAAAGCAATAACCGAAACTCTATGA
- the nth gene encoding endonuclease III, which yields MTKHIDTILIFLEEIWNNEESPLKKYKDLKGSTPFQILVSTILSLRTKDEVTYPVASKLFQNLKTPEDFAKAEVKDIEKLIYPVGFYRNKAKILKEISKILIDKYNGKVPSNIEDLTSLPGVGRKTANLVLSVAFGIDAICVDTHVHRISNRIGLVKTKTPEETEFKLMEIIPKQHWRKINYLMVAFGQTICKPRNPLCNKCNIKNMCNYYSQNYF from the coding sequence ATGACCAAACATATAGACACAATACTCATTTTCCTTGAAGAAATATGGAACAACGAAGAATCACCTCTAAAAAAGTATAAAGACCTAAAGGGATCAACTCCTTTTCAGATCCTAGTATCAACAATACTAAGCTTAAGGACAAAAGATGAAGTAACATACCCAGTAGCATCCAAACTATTCCAAAATCTAAAAACTCCAGAAGATTTCGCAAAAGCCGAAGTCAAAGACATAGAGAAACTAATATATCCAGTAGGTTTTTATAGAAATAAAGCAAAAATTCTAAAAGAAATTTCAAAAATCTTAATAGATAAATATAACGGTAAGGTTCCATCAAACATTGAAGATCTTACTAGTCTACCAGGCGTCGGAAGAAAAACAGCAAATCTAGTATTGTCAGTTGCTTTTGGAATAGATGCTATATGTGTAGATACACATGTACATAGAATATCTAATCGCATAGGTCTTGTAAAAACTAAAACCCCCGAAGAAACCGAATTTAAACTTATGGAGATAATACCCAAACAACACTGGAGAAAAATAAACTATCTTATGGTAGCATTTGGACAAACAATATGCAAACCACGAAATCCTCTATGCAATAAATGTAATATAAAAAATATGTGCAACTATTACTCTCAAAACTATTTTTAG
- a CDS encoding aspartate-semialdehyde dehydrogenase, which translates to MSEKVVAVVGATGAVGQEMVKTLEQRNFPVKELYLFASERSKGKKLKFKGTEVEILELREDVFKKYKIEIALFSAGATVSKNFSPIAAKDGTIVIDNSSAFRMDDDVPLVIPEVNPEDLKWHKGIISNPNCSTIQMLVALKPIYDYSRIKRIIVSTYQSVSGAGGSAIEELEEEVKIYSQLGREGILNSKPKKFPYPIFMNVIPRIDIVLENLYTKEEMKMVNETRKMLHDPEIRVSSTTVRVPVVKGHSESVWIETETKVTPEKAREILSKAKGVKLMDDPFNDIFPTPLLQGYDTDDVYVGRIREDISTENGLVMWIVADNIRKGAALNAVQIAELLL; encoded by the coding sequence ATGTCTGAGAAAGTAGTAGCAGTAGTAGGAGCAACTGGAGCGGTAGGACAAGAAATGGTAAAAACATTAGAGCAAAGAAACTTCCCCGTTAAGGAATTATATCTTTTTGCTTCTGAAAGGAGTAAAGGCAAAAAACTGAAATTCAAAGGAACAGAAGTTGAAATTTTAGAACTAAGAGAAGATGTTTTTAAAAAGTACAAGATAGAAATAGCCCTCTTTTCTGCAGGTGCTACAGTTTCGAAAAACTTTTCACCAATAGCAGCTAAAGATGGAACCATTGTAATAGACAATTCAAGTGCTTTCCGAATGGATGATGATGTACCACTTGTAATACCTGAAGTTAATCCTGAAGACCTAAAGTGGCATAAAGGAATAATATCTAACCCAAATTGTTCAACAATACAAATGCTCGTAGCACTAAAACCAATATATGATTACTCCAGAATAAAAAGAATAATAGTATCTACCTACCAGTCTGTTTCAGGAGCCGGAGGTAGTGCCATTGAAGAACTCGAAGAAGAAGTTAAAATATACTCTCAGTTAGGCAGAGAAGGTATCCTCAATTCTAAACCTAAAAAATTCCCCTATCCCATATTTATGAATGTAATACCAAGAATAGATATAGTACTAGAAAACCTGTACACAAAAGAAGAAATGAAAATGGTTAATGAAACACGAAAAATGCTACACGATCCAGAAATAAGGGTATCCTCAACAACAGTAAGAGTACCTGTTGTAAAAGGTCATAGCGAGTCTGTTTGGATAGAAACTGAAACAAAAGTTACACCCGAAAAAGCAAGGGAAATACTATCAAAAGCCAAAGGAGTAAAACTAATGGATGATCCATTCAACGATATATTCCCAACTCCTTTGTTACAAGGTTATGACACAGATGATGTGTATGTAGGTAGAATAAGAGAAGATATATCAACGGAAAACGGGCTAGTAATGTGGATAGTTGCAGACAACATAAGAAAAGGAGCAGCACTAAACGCAGTCCAAATAGCAGAACTGTTATTATAA
- a CDS encoding SagB/ThcOx family dehydrogenase — protein sequence MKDRFVDDFFKTTNCHLSGNYSVSKIDYSKEYPREKIPLQINGMPETKSLFEILSSRRSTRDYSSESLSLEELSLLCFGIQGITKIGDGYYFRTSPSAGALYPIETYINVNFSKNLPKGLYHLSVKQFALEKVKKGDFRSLLAEISFNQEAVSKASCVFIWTAVIYRTISRYGNRGIRYIFMDVGHICQNLLLVAEAIGLKACPIGSFSDVEMNKFIDVNDDEETAIYLATVGK from the coding sequence ATGAAAGACAGATTTGTAGATGATTTTTTTAAAACTACTAATTGCCATCTTTCAGGTAATTACTCTGTTTCTAAAATAGATTATAGTAAAGAGTACCCTAGGGAAAAGATACCCTTACAAATAAATGGAATGCCAGAAACTAAAAGCCTATTTGAGATTCTTTCGAGTAGAAGGAGTACTAGGGATTATAGCTCTGAAAGTTTATCTTTAGAGGAGCTATCTCTTTTGTGTTTTGGAATTCAAGGTATCACAAAGATTGGAGATGGTTACTATTTTAGGACTTCTCCTTCTGCTGGTGCTTTGTATCCAATAGAAACGTACATTAATGTAAATTTCTCAAAAAATTTACCTAAGGGGCTTTACCATCTTAGTGTAAAGCAGTTTGCTTTGGAAAAGGTAAAGAAAGGTGATTTTAGGAGTTTGCTGGCTGAAATATCATTTAATCAAGAAGCTGTATCTAAAGCTAGTTGTGTTTTTATATGGACTGCTGTTATATATAGAACCATTTCGAGATATGGAAATAGGGGTATAAGGTATATATTCATGGACGTAGGTCATATATGTCAAAATCTTTTACTTGTAGCTGAAGCAATAGGGTTAAAAGCATGTCCTATAGGTTCCTTTTCAGATGTAGAGATGAATAAGTTTATTGATGTTAATGATGATGAAGAAACTGCGATTTATTTAGCAACTGTTGGTAAATAA
- a CDS encoding class I SAM-dependent methyltransferase encodes MNCHICESTKVKKLTTNLYKCEDCKTLQRSSPYEYYEEVKNLYNSTYYTQNYKNRYGKEIYEDIENVRKISNRRLDIIENLYLREGECNNCGTSNCSGCYVRNFVSSLKGKSLLDIGCGIGIFIEVAKYRGYQVKGIDINKDTLHIVPNNIRDNIFIIDINKFESKERFDIITLWYVIEHLPNPEDVIRKVWKMLKYGGILGISTPNGDGASARFKPDWYYSVIPQDHLFEFSPYSMSHLLSKNKFKVLKVVNTGYHPERIFKNPISRKIFEIYQTYIGLGDTFEIYASKKI; translated from the coding sequence ATGAACTGTCATATCTGTGAATCAACTAAAGTCAAAAAATTAACAACAAATCTTTACAAATGCGAAGATTGTAAAACACTACAAAGGTCATCACCCTATGAGTATTATGAAGAAGTCAAAAACCTATATAATTCCACATATTACACCCAAAACTACAAGAATAGATATGGCAAAGAAATATATGAAGATATCGAAAACGTTAGAAAAATATCAAATAGAAGATTAGACATTATAGAAAACCTGTACTTAAGAGAGGGCGAATGTAATAACTGCGGAACTTCAAATTGCTCCGGATGTTACGTAAGAAACTTTGTATCTTCCCTAAAAGGCAAAAGTCTACTTGATATTGGTTGCGGTATTGGAATTTTCATTGAAGTTGCTAAGTATAGAGGATATCAAGTAAAAGGCATCGATATAAATAAAGATACACTACACATAGTTCCAAACAATATAAGAGATAATATATTTATAATAGACATAAACAAATTTGAAAGTAAAGAAAGATTTGACATTATAACTCTTTGGTATGTTATAGAACACTTACCAAACCCTGAAGATGTTATAAGAAAAGTCTGGAAAATGCTAAAATACGGAGGTATTCTAGGAATATCAACTCCAAACGGAGACGGTGCAAGTGCTAGATTCAAACCAGACTGGTATTATTCTGTAATACCTCAAGATCATTTATTCGAATTTTCACCATATTCCATGTCACATTTACTTTCAAAAAATAAGTTTAAAGTTTTAAAAGTAGTAAATACAGGATACCATCCTGAAAGAATATTTAAAAACCCCATCTCAAGGAAAATTTTTGAAATATATCAAACATATATAGGATTAGGTGACACATTTGAAATATACGCAAGTAAGAAAATCTAA
- a CDS encoding phosphatidylglycerophosphatase A encodes MKKFFDLALRFLATGGAFEYLPSWARGTFGTLIGVLVFVLLSNYEIIFYGLLVLLMVLAFPVSNYAENKILKGQKTEYVVIDEIVGYMISTIGFKFSFSLEGFTVLLLTFVIFRIFDTFKPYPITHIRSFGNGVGIVLDDIFAGVVTNILVRILLAFEVSRIFIPLLM; translated from the coding sequence ATGAAGAAGTTTTTTGATTTGGCTCTTAGATTTTTAGCAACTGGTGGAGCTTTTGAATATTTGCCGTCTTGGGCTAGGGGAACTTTTGGGACACTTATCGGTGTTTTAGTATTTGTTTTGTTGAGTAATTATGAAATAATTTTCTATGGTCTATTGGTGCTTCTTATGGTATTAGCGTTTCCTGTAAGTAATTATGCTGAAAATAAAATACTCAAAGGACAAAAAACAGAATATGTGGTTATTGATGAGATCGTTGGATACATGATTTCTACAATTGGTTTTAAGTTTTCTTTCAGTTTGGAGGGATTTACGGTACTTTTGCTAACATTTGTGATTTTTAGAATATTTGATACATTTAAACCGTATCCAATAACTCACATAAGATCATTTGGGAATGGTGTTGGGATTGTGTTGGATGATATTTTTGCTGGTGTTGTAACTAATATACTTGTGAGAATTCTTTTAGCTTTTGAGGTATCGAGAATATTCATACCTTTGTTGATGTAA
- the secD gene encoding protein translocase subunit SecD, producing MDWFKFGVILLVVFIGFVILKPTYDWYFNVSEADRNLLSLPAEEVSKLSPELKKKYTDIKKLRSSTILNLGLDLRGGVYITLEPDPVDMTNFLLDKYEGDINKVISEYNNELESQVSVSLEILRNRLDQFGVTEPVIRKESGYRISVELPGISSIAQAREAVSKAGKLEFRFVDDDYMANVDRKYLNELGLISDLSMFLKDNTVPADSEIYGYYESDEFGLPTLKGFIVLKREVVLDGSFVSDARVGQDQFGRPVVDFSLTLEGADIFAEITRNNIGKRLAIVLDGRVRSAPVIQTEILGGRGQITGVFTQEEVNSLVSVLKSGALSVRLKEVEIRAIGPSLGADSISLGTKAAVIGILLVFAFAMIYYKTFGFITTISLIMNLFLTLAGLALFRATLTLPGIAGLALTIGMAIDANVLQFERIKEELRNGKDLVTAIRIGFDRAFITIIDTHVTVIISSFILATYGYGPIKGFGTTLLVGIVVSLFTSVFVVRFLVDFVVQKLKIRFLPALV from the coding sequence ATGGATTGGTTTAAATTTGGAGTTATTTTGTTAGTTGTTTTTATTGGATTTGTGATTTTAAAGCCGACTTATGATTGGTACTTTAACGTTTCTGAAGCTGATAGAAACTTGCTATCGTTACCAGCAGAGGAAGTTAGTAAGTTATCACCTGAACTTAAAAAGAAATACACAGATATAAAGAAACTTAGAAGTAGCACTATACTTAATTTGGGACTTGACTTAAGGGGGGGGGTTTATATTACTCTTGAGCCTGATCCTGTTGATATGACAAACTTTTTGCTTGATAAGTACGAAGGGGACATTAATAAAGTTATAAGTGAATATAACAATGAACTTGAGTCGCAAGTTTCAGTATCTCTTGAGATATTGAGAAATAGGCTCGACCAATTCGGAGTTACAGAACCTGTTATAAGGAAAGAAAGTGGATATAGAATTTCTGTTGAACTTCCAGGAATATCGAGTATTGCGCAGGCTAGAGAAGCTGTAAGTAAAGCAGGTAAACTTGAGTTCAGATTTGTTGATGATGATTATATGGCGAATGTTGATAGAAAGTATCTAAATGAATTAGGACTTATTTCAGATCTTTCTATGTTTTTAAAAGATAATACTGTCCCTGCGGATAGTGAAATTTATGGGTATTATGAATCTGATGAATTTGGATTACCAACTCTAAAGGGGTTTATAGTACTTAAGAGAGAAGTTGTTTTGGATGGTAGCTTTGTAAGTGATGCAAGGGTAGGACAAGATCAGTTTGGTAGACCTGTTGTCGATTTTTCTTTGACCCTTGAGGGAGCAGATATTTTTGCTGAAATTACTAGAAATAATATTGGTAAAAGGTTGGCGATAGTACTTGATGGAAGAGTTAGAAGTGCTCCTGTAATCCAGACAGAAATACTTGGTGGTAGAGGTCAAATAACAGGAGTATTTACTCAAGAAGAGGTTAATAGCTTAGTTTCTGTTTTGAAGTCTGGAGCATTAAGTGTAAGGCTTAAAGAGGTTGAGATTAGGGCTATAGGTCCTTCATTAGGTGCTGATAGTATAAGTCTAGGTACAAAGGCAGCAGTTATTGGAATACTTTTGGTTTTTGCTTTTGCGATGATTTACTATAAGACATTTGGTTTTATTACTACAATATCGCTTATTATGAACCTTTTCTTAACGCTGGCAGGACTTGCATTGTTTAGAGCTACATTGACTCTTCCTGGTATTGCTGGATTGGCCTTGACGATAGGTATGGCTATTGATGCTAATGTACTACAATTTGAAAGAATAAAAGAAGAGCTGCGGAATGGTAAGGATCTCGTAACAGCAATAAGAATAGGTTTTGATAGAGCTTTCATAACTATTATAGATACACATGTAACTGTTATAATATCTTCATTTATCTTGGCAACTTACGGATACGGTCCTATTAAAGGTTTTGGTACTACATTGCTTGTTGGTATTGTAGTATCGTTATTTACATCAGTTTTTGTTGTGAGATTTTTAGTTGAT
- the rplC gene encoding 50S ribosomal protein L3: protein MGKSFTGKGLIGKKAGMTQVFLGESVVPVTVIEIGPCPVLQVRTKDKDGYNAIQLGFGSVKHKVRDKTDKTKYKVVLKPAIIKEFRVDDPSKFNKGDILDVSYLEGVKFVDVSGYSKGRGFQGVMKRWGFSGAPDSHGQSVFHRRPGSIGQHTFPAKVWKGKKMAGRMGGTKVTVQNLEVVYIDKEKNLMLVKGSIPGYNGSFVIVREAIKKSLAVK from the coding sequence ATGGGAAAATCTTTTACTGGTAAAGGTCTTATAGGTAAAAAAGCAGGTATGACTCAAGTTTTTCTAGGTGAAAGTGTTGTTCCGGTAACGGTTATAGAGATAGGCCCATGTCCAGTATTACAAGTGAGAACTAAAGATAAAGATGGGTATAATGCTATACAACTTGGATTTGGTTCAGTTAAGCACAAAGTTAGAGATAAAACGGATAAAACAAAATACAAGGTAGTTTTGAAGCCAGCTATAATAAAAGAGTTTAGAGTTGATGATCCTTCAAAGTTTAATAAGGGTGATATTCTAGATGTTTCTTATCTTGAAGGGGTTAAGTTTGTTGATGTTAGTGGATACTCTAAAGGTAGAGGATTCCAAGGTGTTATGAAGAGATGGGGATTCTCAGGAGCTCCTGATTCTCATGGTCAGTCGGTTTTTCATAGGAGACCGGGTTCTATAGGTCAGCACACATTCCCAGCAAAGGTTTGGAAGGGAAAGAAAATGGCTGGTAGAATGGGAGGTACCAAAGTTACGGTACAGAATCTTGAGGTTGTCTATATTGATAAAGAGAAGAATTTGATGCTTGTTAAAGGATCAATTCCTGGATATAATGGAAGTTTTGTGATAGTAAGAGAGGCTATTAAAAAGTCTCTTGCTGTTAAGTAG
- the rpsJ gene encoding 30S ribosomal protein S10: MVSRIRVKLKSYDAEVIDKTAKDICNVVKNVGANVVGPIPLPTKIKRYTVLRSPHIDKDSREHFEYRLHRRLIDIIEPSQEVIDALLRLEILPSVDVEIKQD, from the coding sequence ATGGTTTCTAGAATTAGAGTTAAGTTGAAATCATACGATGCTGAAGTTATAGACAAAACGGCTAAAGATATCTGTAATGTCGTGAAGAATGTTGGGGCTAATGTTGTAGGCCCCATACCCCTACCTACGAAAATTAAAAGATATACTGTCTTGAGATCACCACACATAGATAAAGATTCGCGAGAACACTTTGAGTATAGGTTACACAGAAGGTTAATAGATATAATTGAGCCGTCTCAAGAAGTAATTGATGCTCTATTGAGATTGGAGATATTACCTTCAGTAGATGTTGAGATAAAACAGGATTAA
- a CDS encoding phage holin family protein — MIDLRGLNIPLSLTLGLGIGFLIGMVVGIASGGFLFEIIFRSILSSILVGGVLYGVEQLIRKFAPEILEVSTAKDSKGVDIKEDEDMSISDLYSENLSSGDVTYNSNLSEEVSQEDRTYLSGVNNVEDFESSELSMENIDSIDSGMKFSEDNVFSEFEPSNFYSSRYYPSSSDRYRKEDQFSPLEFDNIGNNSQLYTNFSSAELGVTGQSKGGSTQDFIIPSKGKPIPKDYKKMAEAIRTKLKEDQ; from the coding sequence ATGATTGACTTAAGAGGGTTAAACATACCTTTATCTCTTACCTTAGGTTTGGGAATAGGTTTTTTGATAGGTATGGTAGTAGGTATAGCAAGTGGGGGTTTTTTGTTTGAGATTATTTTTAGATCGATATTGAGTAGCATTTTAGTGGGTGGGGTTCTTTATGGTGTTGAGCAACTTATAAGAAAATTTGCTCCTGAGATTCTGGAAGTTAGTACTGCAAAGGATAGTAAAGGAGTTGACATCAAAGAAGATGAAGATATGTCAATATCAGACTTGTATTCTGAAAATTTGTCCTCGGGTGATGTTACTTACAATAGTAACCTATCAGAGGAAGTTTCTCAAGAAGATCGTACTTATTTATCTGGTGTGAATAATGTTGAAGACTTTGAAAGTAGTGAGTTGTCCATGGAAAATATTGATAGCATAGATAGTGGTATGAAATTTTCTGAGGACAATGTTTTTAGCGAATTTGAGCCATCTAATTTCTATTCATCGAGATATTATCCTAGCTCTAGTGATAGATACAGAAAGGAAGATCAATTTTCACCTTTGGAGTTTGATAATATTGGTAATAATTCTCAATTGTATACTAACTTTTCATCTGCTGAACTTGGAGTTACAGGACAGAGTAAAGGTGGTAGTACTCAAGATTTTATAATTCCATCTAAGGGTAAACCTATACCGAAGGATTATAAAAAAATGGCGGAAGCAATAAGAACGAAATTAAAGGAAGACCAATAG
- a CDS encoding pyridoxal phosphate-dependent aminotransferase produces MKKTPDIQDFISDKSKKVDSSGIRKVFDLAQKIEDPINLSIGQPDFDVPEEIKKEAIKAIELGFNKYTLTQGIEPLREKLADFVNKRKKTKYSKDECIITSGVSGGITLVLMALLNDGDEVIIFDPYFVMYKHLTNLFGGKPIIINTYPDFELANKKDEIEGKITDKTKLILINSPANPTGKVLSREDIQTVYEIAKKYNLLVVSDEIYDEFVYDVEYTSIASMYPERTILLGGFSKTYAMTGWRIGYAFGPSPIIKEMIKLQQYTFVCAPSFAQYASIKALDYDMSDYIKKYKLKRNMVVDGLNENFDITKPEGAFYSFPAPKDKNINVQEFVNACIEEGVLIIPGNVFSERNTNFRLSFAASDKNIERGIEKINKIYKKFTK; encoded by the coding sequence ATGAAAAAAACACCAGATATACAAGACTTTATTTCAGATAAGAGTAAAAAGGTTGACTCTTCTGGAATAAGAAAAGTATTTGATCTAGCTCAAAAGATAGAGGATCCAATAAACTTAAGTATAGGGCAACCCGATTTTGACGTACCAGAAGAGATTAAAAAGGAAGCAATAAAGGCAATAGAACTAGGTTTCAACAAATATACATTAACCCAAGGTATTGAGCCACTACGAGAAAAACTTGCAGATTTTGTAAACAAAAGAAAAAAAACTAAATACTCAAAAGATGAATGTATAATAACCTCTGGAGTATCCGGTGGTATTACACTTGTTTTAATGGCTTTGCTAAATGACGGAGACGAAGTTATAATTTTTGATCCATACTTCGTCATGTACAAACATTTAACAAATCTATTTGGAGGTAAACCAATAATAATCAACACCTACCCTGATTTTGAACTAGCTAACAAAAAAGATGAAATAGAAGGCAAGATAACAGATAAAACTAAACTCATCTTAATAAATTCTCCAGCAAATCCTACAGGTAAAGTACTCTCAAGAGAAGATATACAAACAGTTTACGAAATAGCAAAAAAGTATAACCTACTAGTAGTGTCTGACGAAATATACGATGAATTTGTATATGACGTAGAATACACTTCAATAGCAAGCATGTATCCAGAAAGAACAATATTACTAGGTGGTTTTTCGAAAACATACGCAATGACAGGATGGAGAATAGGATATGCATTTGGCCCCTCACCCATAATCAAAGAAATGATAAAACTACAACAATATACATTTGTATGTGCTCCATCTTTTGCGCAATACGCATCCATAAAAGCACTTGATTATGATATGTCAGATTACATAAAAAAATACAAACTAAAAAGAAATATGGTAGTAGATGGATTAAACGAGAACTTTGACATAACCAAACCTGAAGGTGCGTTCTATTCCTTCCCAGCACCTAAAGATAAAAACATCAATGTCCAAGAATTTGTCAATGCTTGCATTGAAGAAGGAGTACTCATAATACCAGGTAACGTTTTCTCAGAACGAAATACTAATTTCAGACTATCTTTTGCAGCAAGTGATAAAAACATAGAAAGAGGGATCGAAAAAATAAACAAAATATACAAAAAATTTACTAAATAA